Proteins from a single region of Campylobacter sp. RM16704:
- a CDS encoding universal stress protein — MEKILVCVDVLEPCKDSLYYGVYLAKKLDLPLMFLYTIEPNFTNAELACSFGIGASGCVIEDLVEEQNQKTENLCKKGQRILEEFCAYAKEQGVKECFSVQRDGDLEEVLKEYNDQIRLAIAGLKGGGKKNKIGIHTEELVRALNVPILLVNSTFKEIKSVMMAYDGSNLAKKAIEQAIKRPIFKEAKRYVVNVSKDEKASCELLAQVSQIFKEAKLNVQTQHLNGDITQALFDFGEQNDIDLLIMGAYSHHWLKSILFGSLTNEILTKAKKPLLLIR; from the coding sequence ATGGAAAAAATTCTAGTTTGTGTGGATGTTTTAGAGCCTTGCAAGGATAGTTTGTATTATGGGGTGTATTTAGCTAAAAAGCTAGATTTACCTTTAATGTTTTTATACACTATAGAGCCAAATTTTACTAATGCTGAATTAGCTTGTAGTTTTGGTATAGGTGCTAGTGGATGTGTGATAGAAGATTTAGTAGAAGAGCAAAATCAAAAAACTGAAAATCTTTGCAAAAAAGGACAAAGAATTTTAGAAGAATTTTGTGCTTATGCAAAAGAACAAGGCGTCAAAGAATGCTTTAGTGTGCAAAGAGATGGGGACTTGGAAGAAGTTTTAAAAGAATATAATGATCAAATAAGACTAGCTATTGCAGGTTTAAAAGGTGGTGGCAAGAAAAATAAAATAGGCATTCATACAGAAGAATTAGTAAGAGCTTTAAATGTGCCTATTTTGCTTGTAAATTCTACATTTAAAGAGATAAAAAGTGTGATGATGGCTTATGATGGAAGTAATTTGGCTAAAAAGGCCATAGAGCAAGCCATTAAAAGACCTATTTTTAAAGAAGCTAAGCGTTATGTGGTAAATGTATCTAAAGATGAAAAAGCCTCTTGTGAGTTATTAGCTCAAGTAAGTCAAATTTTTAAAGAAGCAAAATTAAATGTGCAAACACAGCATTTAAATGGCGATATTACCCAAGCTTTGTTTGATTTTGGTGAACAAAATGATATAGATTTGTTGATTATGGGGGCTTATTCACACCATTGGTTAAAAAGTATTTTATTTGGCAGTTTAACAAATGAGATTTTAACTAAGGCTAAAAAACCTTTATTGTTGATACGT